CGACCCGCTGGCCGTCTCGCGAGCTCGTCGCAGACCGCTCACAAGGCGTGCAACTGGCGACTGCACAGGCTCTCGCCCGATTCTGGACGACCAGCCACGACTGGCGCCGGACCGAGGCGAAACTCAACGCGCTACCGCAGTTCAAGACTGAGATCGACGGCGTCGACATCCACTTCATCCACGTACGCTCACGGCACCACAACGCGTTGCCGCTCATCATGACCCACGGCTGGCCCGGCTCGATCGTCGAACTGCTCGAGACGGTCGGCCCGCTGACGGACCCGACCGCGCACGGCGGTACCGCGGCGGACGCCTTCCACCTCGTACTGCCGTCGATCCCCGGCTACGGCTTCTCCGGCAAACCGAGCGAACTCGGCTGGGACACCAGCCGGACGGCGCGTGCCTGGGCCGAACTCATGCGTCGCCTCGGTTACTCCCGCTACGTCGCCCAAGGCGGCGACGTCGGCGCCGCCGTCACCGACAACCTCGGGCGCTTGGCACCAACGGGACTGCTGGCTATCCATCTGAATTTGCTGGTCCCGGCCTTGGCAGGCACCGACAGCCTGCCGAAAACCACCGACGATGAGAAAGCCGCGCTCGCCGCACTCGAGAAGTTCTCGGCGAGCGGCAAGGGCTATCTGGTCGAGCAGTCGACGCGCCCGCAGACGATCGGCTACGCACTTCTGGACTCCCCCGTGGCCCTGGCGGCCTGGATGCTCGATCACGATACCGACAGCTATCGCAAGATCTCCCGTGCCTTTCTCGGCGGCCCGCCGTCGGGCAACCTCACCCGCGAGCACGTCCTCGACAACGTCTCTGTCTACTGGCTCACCGGCACGGGCGAGTCGGCCGCCCGCACGTACTGGGAGAGAGCCCAGACCGCCGCTGCGGGCCACAGCCCTTCGCCGGTGACCGTCCCGGTCGCGTTCAGTGCGTTCCCGGGCGAAATTTTCCGGGCGCCACGCAGCTGGGCCGAGACGAGCTATCCGACCCTCAGGTACTACAACAAACCTGTGCGGGGCGGGCACTTCGCGGCCTGGGAGGAGCCCCAGCTGTTCACTCAGGAGATCCGTGCCGCCTTCCGCTCGGCCCGCTGACTCGAGGCGCGGGCCACGGCCAATGGCTTCACGGGCGCCGTCACTCCAAGCCTTGGGGCGGCTCGGCGTCGGTCAGCGCGTTGACCCGGCGCATACCACCGACGACGCCGCGAAGGAAGCCATCAGGCGATGTCCGCAACCCATAAGGTGTTCGGGCCGCCGCGGTGAACAGGCGTTGCACCAGGTCAGGCGGGTGTCCGGACTCTTGCCGGGCCGCGTGGTGATCGGGGTGCGGCCGCGAATCAGACCACGTAGCACGGTGGCCAGGCTTTCATCAGCCTGGCCACCGTGCAACGCGCGACCGGCCGCCCGTTCACACCGCCGCGCCGGACCAGTTCGGCGTAGATCGTCCGAACGCCGTAAACGCCGTAATTCTCCGCGTGGATCTGCTTGATCACGGCGGTGACTTCCTCGTCCCGGGACGCCGGCGCCGAGACCGGCCGATTGCAGGCGGCGTAGTAGGTACTCGGAGCGATCGACACGCCTGCTTCCGGGAGCGCCTGCCCACATTTTGCCCACATCGCCAGCCCCACGCTCCCCGTCATCCTCCGACGAAGAGCGTCTGACCAGCCAAAACGCGGTCGGGGTGGCGGGATTTGAACCCACGGCCCCTCGCTCCCAAAGCGAGTGCGCTACCAAACTGCGCCACACCCCGCGGCACTGCGCCGCCAGTGTAGGCGGTAGCGACCCGCGACGGCTCGCTGCCCCGGCCGCGGCGGCGCACGCCACACGGAACTCGGTGGCAGGACCACCGGCCCGTGCCGTTATTATGGTGCCGGTCGCACGAGCGGCCACCTGCGGGTGTAGCTCAATGGTAGAGCCCCAGTCTTCCAAACTGGCTACGCGAGTTCGATTCTCGTCACCCGCTCCACCGCACAACGGGCCAGGTCAGCGGCGAGTCTCCGCAGACCTGGCCCGTTGTCGTACGCGGGCCCCACGGATCTTGATGGGTCAAATGTCGAACCTTGCGCGGCAACGGGCCGTGTTCCCCTCGGACCGCCAAAATTCGAGAGGGGCGCACCAGTGTCGTGGGTACGGGACCGGATCGCACGGGCCCGGACGGTGCCCCCTGCCGAGTGGCTGCTGCTCGGCGGCCTGGTGACGCTCGCGCTGCTGATCCGCTACGCCTGCCGCAGCTATTACACCTCTGACCTGGTCGTCTTCGGCGAATGGTACGACCAGCTCCAGGCTGCGGGCGGCGTCCGGGGGCTGCGGGAGCCGATCGGCAACTACAACGCGCCGTTCCTGTATCTGCTGGTGATCGCCGGGTGGCTGCCGGGCGCGACGCTGATGAAGATCAAGCTCATCCTCGTCGCATTCGACGTGCTGCTCGTGTTCTTCGTCCACCGGTTGGTCGCGCTGCGGTGGCCGGGGTGGCGAATCCCGGCGGTGGCGGCGCTCACGGCTGCGTTCTTGCCGACGGTGGTGATCAACGCCTCGATGTACGGGCAGTGCGACTCTATCTGGGCCGCGTTCTGCCTCGGCGGCGTCTACTTCCTGCTGCGCGACCGGGAGTGGATGGCGGTGGCGTTCTTCGCCACCGCGTATGCGTTCAAGCCGCAGGCCGTCTTCATCTTCCCGCTGCTGATGCTCGCCGTGCTGGGCGGACGCGTCCGGTGGCGGGCGCTGCTCGCGCTGCCGGTGGTGTACGTCGCGCTCGACCTGCCGGCGCTGCTGCTGGGCCGGGACCCCGTCGAGTTGCTCGGGCTCTACGCCGGCCAGCTGGACGAACCGTCGGCACTACGGCGGGGCGCCCCGTCGGTGTACCAGTACTTGCAGGTGACGGTCGGCCAGGGCGTCCTGAAGAACCTCGGCTATCTGTTCGCTGCCGCGCTGGTACTCGGCATCTGCTACGTGCTGGTCTCTACGCGGACGAAACTCGACCG
This Cryptosporangium aurantiacum DNA region includes the following protein-coding sequences:
- a CDS encoding epoxide hydrolase family protein — translated: MTSSASRPTRRQLLQGGLAAGVTIAASFALGPAPANAAPPTGPTRIRPFRVAIRRERVDEMRRRIAATRWPSRELVADRSQGVQLATAQALARFWTTSHDWRRTEAKLNALPQFKTEIDGVDIHFIHVRSRHHNALPLIMTHGWPGSIVELLETVGPLTDPTAHGGTAADAFHLVLPSIPGYGFSGKPSELGWDTSRTARAWAELMRRLGYSRYVAQGGDVGAAVTDNLGRLAPTGLLAIHLNLLVPALAGTDSLPKTTDDEKAALAALEKFSASGKGYLVEQSTRPQTIGYALLDSPVALAAWMLDHDTDSYRKISRAFLGGPPSGNLTREHVLDNVSVYWLTGTGESAARTYWERAQTAAAGHSPSPVTVPVAFSAFPGEIFRAPRSWAETSYPTLRYYNKPVRGGHFAAWEEPQLFTQEIRAAFRSAR
- a CDS encoding IS3 family transposase, coding for MTGSVGLAMWAKCGQALPEAGVSIAPSTYYAACNRPVSAPASRDEEVTAVIKQIHAENYGVYGVRTIYAELVRRGGVNGRPVARCTVARLMKAWPPCYVV